A DNA window from Pseudomonas wuhanensis contains the following coding sequences:
- a CDS encoding DUF1127 domain-containing protein, producing MNNLQNVSIVTPQAKPRLVKLRGLLRAFTDSLERARTRRLLGQLNDQQLSDLGISHADRLNEVDKPFWR from the coding sequence ATGAATAACTTACAAAATGTTTCCATCGTCACACCGCAAGCGAAGCCCCGCTTGGTCAAGCTGCGAGGGTTACTGAGAGCGTTTACCGACAGCCTGGAAAGGGCTCGCACCCGACGGTTATTGGGCCAACTCAATGATCAACAGCTCTCGGATCTGGGCATCAGCCATGCCGACCGCCTGAACGAAGTGGACAAACCGTTCTGGCGCTAG